A stretch of Brassica rapa cultivar Chiifu-401-42 chromosome A08, CAAS_Brap_v3.01, whole genome shotgun sequence DNA encodes these proteins:
- the LOC103835555 gene encoding uncharacterized protein LOC103835555 isoform X2, with translation MESELPKAEHRKCVKHIVENVKKNHAKKDLLKPRIWDIARSYTKSEFDYNVKKLKAYNLDLYNDVMKELPETWSRYAYKLGSCCEDVDNNATESFNSTITKARAKALVPMLEMIRRQAMVRIAKRHKISMRHEGVCSEYVAGLLAEEKKIADECVTTPATRGVFEVTVDANSYNVNTVRHTCSCGKWQISGVPCEHAYGAMIDKGLNVDEYVSGFFSTHMWQYIYNTNLEPVRGPRVWMKSDLGLIVAPPEPDQPGRKKKKKQKKFPRIKGKFESPKKKKKKKREVEKLGRGGRTVHCGSCGEAGHNANGCKVHPKKKMKKTHQTVEEGTSSHVHEEIRLTQPTQSTLAQD, from the exons ATGGAGTCAGAGTTACCGAAAGCTGAGCATAGAAAATGTGTGAAACACATTGTGGAGAATGTGAAAAAGAATCATGCCAAGAAAGACTTGCTGAAACCGAGGATCTGGGATATTGCTCGGAGCTATACGAAGTCAGAATTTGACTACAATGTCAAGAAGTTAAAAGCATACAATTTGGACTTGTACAATGATGTTATGAAGGAGCTGCCGGAAACTTGGTCTCGATATGCTTACAAGCTTGGAAGCTGTTGTGAAGACGTTGACAACAACGCAACAGAGTCCTTTAACTCCACCATCACAAAAGCAAGAGCCAAAGCATTGGTCCCGATGCTTGAGATGATAAGGAGGCAAGCAATGGTACGCATCGCTAAAAGACACAAAATATCGATGAGGCATGAGGGGGTTTGTTCAGAGTATGTAGCTGGTCTGCTTGCAGAGGAGAAGAAAAtcgcagatgagtgtgtgacgaCACCTGCAACCCGTGGAGTCTTTGAGGTCACTGTAGATGCCAATTCATATAATGTCAACACAGTAAGGCATACATGTTCATGCGGAAAATGGCAAATAAGTGGAGTTCCATGTGAACACGCTTATGGAGCAATGATCGACAAAGGTTTGAATGTTGATGAATATGTCTCAGGCTTCTTCTCTACGCATATGTGGCAATATATTTACAACACTAATCTAGAACCTGTTAGAGGACCACGAGTATGGATGAAGTCCGATTTAGGATTGATAGTTGCTCCTCCTGAGCCTGATCAACctgggagaaagaagaagaagaagcaaaagaagTTTCCTAGAATAAAAGGCAAGTTTGAAtcaccaaagaagaagaagaagaagaagagggaagTGGAGAAGCTTGGAAGGGGTGGTCGGACAGTCCATTGTGGTTCTTGTGGTGAGGCAGGCCATAATGCCAATGGTTGTAAAGTCCAtccaaagaagaagatgaaaaagaCACACCAAACCGTGGAAGAG GGCACTTCTTCTCATGTCCATGAAGAGATCAGACTTACACAGCCTACTCAATCTACTCTAGCTCAAGACTAG
- the LOC103835555 gene encoding uncharacterized protein LOC103835555 isoform X1: MTEKEIETETTKENAKEREDNAGERGTMRNDEDGTMDETQTQSHYLRSIEEPFDSVKNVEGSVVVRDERGEIESDETMVETEKKDFEEGYETEYEYEEKKKSGKKDKMDEDEDTLGRYEFEIEESVAEFEDEEPTERNQIPESSDDSSEDEIDVREKRMKRRRSHDRLALGSSYYTLYEFKEVVLEYALSKRRNIKQDRWDKKKVSFVCGIGKKCKWRIYCSYDTESQKWLLKTKYKFHSCTPDGKCKLLKSPVIARLFLDKLRQKADLMPEEIQQIIKEKWKIVSTRNQCQRGRLIALKWLEKEYEEQFAHLRGYAQEIMVTNQGSTAIVDTYKNKAGEDVFNGFYVCFGILRDTWRGYCRPIIGVDGTFLKRAVKGVLLTAVGQLIVGYGLSRN; this comes from the exons ATGACAGAGAAAGAGATAGAGACAGAAACGACAAAAGAGAATGCAAAGGAGAGAGAAGATAATGCTGGGGAGAGAGGGACAATGAGGAACGATGAAGATGGTACCATGGACGAAACCCAGACACAAAGTCACTACCTGAGAAGCATTGAAGAACCGTTCGACAGTGTGAAGAATGTTGAAGGATCTGTTGTTGTTAG AGATGAAAGAGGTGAAATTGAAAGTGATGAAACCATGGTTGAAACAGAGAAAAAGGACTTCGAAGAAGGGTATGAAACTGAGTACGAGTACgaggaaaagaaaaaatctGGGAAAAAAGATAAGATGGATGAAGATGAGGATACTCTTGGTCGATATGAATTTGAAATCGAAGAATCAGTCGCTGAATTTGAGGATGAGGAGCCAACTGAAAGAAACCAGATACCAGAGAGTTCAGATGACTCTTCTGAGGATGAGATCGATGTGCGTGAGAAGCgaatgaaaagaagaagaagtcatgATAGATTAGCTTTGGGGAGTAGCTACTACACCTTGTATGAGTTTAAAGAAGTTGTTTTGGAATATGCTCTGAGCAAGAGAAGAAACATTAAGCAAGACAGGTGGGATAAGAAAAAAGTTTCATTTGTCTGTGGCATCGGTAAGAAGTGTAAATGGCGAATTTATTGCTCATATGATACTGAAAGTCAGAAATGGTTGTTGAAAACGAAGTACAAGTTTCATAGTTGCACTCCGGATGGAAAATGCAAGCTGTTGAAAAGTCCGGTGATTGCAAGACTATTTTTGGATAAGCTGAGACAGAAAGCGGATTTGATGCCCGAGGAGATTCAACAGATTATAAAAGAGAAGTGGAAAATAGTTAGTACACGGAACCAGTGCCAACGAGGGAGACTTATAGCTCTAAAATGGCTTGAGAAAGAGTATGAGGAGCAGTTTGCTCATCTTCGAGGATATGCACAGGAGATCATGGTGACAAATCAGGGTTCCACGGCCATTGTAGACACGTACAAAAACAAAGCAGGGGAAGATgtgttcaatggtttttatgtCTGCTTTGGGATTCTTCGGGACACTTGGAGAGGATATTGTAGGCCAATTATCGGTGTTGATGGTACTTTCTTGAAGAGAGCTGTGAAAGGGGTGTTGCTAACTGCTGTTGGACAACTGATAGTTGGCTATGGTTTATCAAGAAACTAA
- the LOC103835089 gene encoding F-box/kelch-repeat protein SKIP6, with protein MSKSAANEPPAKETSPSLFPSSSLPDTMDLSCLALVPRSDHAALSLVSKRFHSVLASQEFYKTRSLLGRTQEFLYVCLSTTPNPTPSWFLLRRETNKNQLIPIPSFPSQPETFSSFVALDWGIYVIGGFKDVRSPDVLLLDCRTNTWRKVPSMSVGRAAAAAGVIDGKIYVFGGCEELSSPNWAEVFDPNTQTWETLVPMDDRNEGDNVIRETLVMDKKVYAVDFWSGSLFYYSPGDGKWGRKKIPEQVQSYYCVMEKVLYGCDEVGNVVWRDSEELEWKRVKGLEALQWKRVRKLSSFGGNIGVFWVGLRGDVWCAEISLERREEEGEIWGRIEWSEAVATFYRSFTRTKVEVLYAAAVNV; from the coding sequence ATGTCCAAATCAGCCGCCAACGAGCCACCGGCTAAGGAAACGTCCCCTTCGTTGTTTCCCTCCTCGTCGTTGCCAGATACGATGGATTTGAGCTGCTTGGCTCTCGTGCCGAGATCAGACCACGCCGCCTTGTCTCTAGTCTCAAAAAGGTTTCACTCTGTACTGGCTTCGCAAGAGTTCTACAAGACGCGATCGCTGTTGGGTCGCACGCAAGAGTTTCTCTACGTGTGCTTGAGCACCACGCCTAACCCGACCCCCAGCTGGTTTCTCCTCCGTCGTGAAACTAACAAGAATCAACTGATCCCTATACCTTCGTTCCCCTCCCAGCCTGAAACTTTTTCCTCTTTCGTGGCCTTGGATTGGGGGATTTACGTGATCGGTGGATTTAAAGATGTTCGCTCGCCGGATGTATTGCTCTTGGACTGTCGTACTAACACTTGGCGTAAAGTCCCTTCCATGTCGGTTGGTCGTGCTGCAGCAGCGGCTGGAGTTATAGACGGGAAGATATACGTGTTCGGAGGCTGCGAGGAGTTAAGTTCGCCAAACTGGGCTGAAGTGTTCGACCCGAACACTCAAACCTGGGAAACTTTAGTTCCCATGGATGATCGGAACGAAGGTGATAATGTCATCCGCGAGACGCTGGTGATGGATAAGAAGGTATACGCAGTGGACTTCTGGAGCGGAAGCTTGTTTTACTACTCGCCGGGTGACGGCAAATGGGGAAGGAAGAAGATACCAGAACAAGTCCAGAGTTACTACTGTGTGATGGAGAAAGTGTTATATGGTTGTGATGAAGTAGGGAATGTGGTTTGGCGGGATTCAGAGGAACTGGAGTGGAAGAGAGTGAAAGGTTTAGAGGCTCTACAGTGGAAGCGTGTAAGGAAGCTTAGCAGTTTCGGCGGGAACATTGGGGTCTTTTGGGTTGGGCTTAGGGGAGATGTTTGGTGTGCTGAGATTTCTTTGGAGAGACGCGAGGAGGAAGGTGAGATTTGGGGAAGGATTGAGTGGTCGGAAGCTGTCGCCACATTTTACCGTAGCTTCACTCGTACCAAGGTTGAGGTTTTGTATGCGGCCGCTGTTAACGTCTAA